The Melospiza georgiana isolate bMelGeo1 chromosome 1, bMelGeo1.pri, whole genome shotgun sequence genome contains the following window.
ccagggcagctccaagCCAGTGGGACACAGGGCCAGTCAGGACAGGGGACACCGGAACACAGGGACAGTCGGGACAGCCCCGGGGCTGTGGGACAttgggacagccaggacagccccggggacagcaggacaggaggcagccctggggcctgtgggacatggggacaaccagggcaggaggcacaCCCGGGGttgtgggacatggggacagccaggacaaccccggggacagcaggacacacggacagccagggcagccccggggacagcaggacatggggacagccagggcaggaggcacaCCCAGGGTtgtgggacacggggacagccaggacagcccgggggctgtgggacatggggacacggggacagccagagcagccccggggctgtgggacatggggacagccagggcaggaggcacaCCCAGGGTtgtgggacacggggacagccaggacagccccagggccGTGGGACACCGGGCCAGCCCCGGGGATCCTGTGTGTGACACTCGCATGGCCTCGGGGgtgggacagggagagcagcagcacgacaggtgctggggaggggcttCCAGAAATAAACAAACCGCAGGGTGGATCCGgagggcagcagagaggagaagctgccagggcagctctgctccgTCAGGGGCGGCCCGGAGCCAGCAAAtcaggcaggctctgctctggagatcagggacaggggacagagagggacaggggacagagagggacagggaatggagagggacagggaatggagagggagccctgggacaggggacagagagggagccctgggacagggacaggggacggagagggacaggggacagagagggacaggggacagagagAGGAGCCCTGGGAGAGAGacaggggacagagagggagcCCCCAGAAAGGGACAGAggacagagagggacaggggacagggagggagctggggagcacCGGGAGAGGGACACGGGACAGAGAGGGAGCCCCAAGaaagggacaggggacagagagggacaggggacaaaGAGGGAGCCcgggagagggacagggaatggagagggacagaaaacagagagggacgggggacagagagggaccTGGGAGAAGGACAGGGAATGGAGAGGGACAACggacagagagggacaggggacagagagggacctggggacagagagggaccTGGGCAGTCCTGGGAGAGGAACAGGGGACAGACAGGCAGTCCTGGGAGAGGAAAGGCTTGATCTGGACCCCAGGAACAGAGCAGTGGGATGTGGAGCCCCAGGAACAGACAGGTGGGAGATGGATCTGAGGTGCTGCACCTCCCCACTGCTctgtgagctcagaaatgccatcAGTCCCCAACGAGCAGCACCTGCGTGCCAAGCTCCTCCCAAGCTTATCAGGAGCACAGTCTGCTCCTAGGAATTCCTGCTGCATGGATAACAAGCTCCTCCTTTAACAAAACGGCCTTGGGAACTTATTTTTCTTGCCTGAACAACAACACAAGTGGAACATTTTCTCTGTGGAACTTCCAGAGATCTCCTAGCCTGAATCGCAGCCAAGATGGAAAACAGCCATGACCAAAGTCCACCCTCTCTCCTGTGACCTGCAAACGCTTCCTGGGagccttggagctctcctgcccctgggctgtgcctggcattcCCTGGGAGAGGCCTCACCTTCgctgtgctgggagcctgggctgctcccccGGCCCTTGGGGCTCAActctgcagaggagcagagccacCGACCCTTCCCTGAGCCCTTCCCTGAGCCATTCCCGAGCTCCCAGGGTATTTCTCACAGGTGTAACCTTGTCCCTGTGTCCTTCCCGAGCTCCTGGGGCATTTCTCACACGTGTAACCCTGTTCCTGCCCCTATGCATCCCCCGTGCCCTTCCCAAGTTCCCAGGGCATTTCTCACAGTGTaaccctgtccctgtgcccttccctgagctcccagGGCATTTCTCACAGTGTAACCCTGTCCCTGTGCACCCCCCgtgccctcctgtgcccctgcctgctccttaGCTCTCTGTTTGGGCTGTGACTTCTGGGATGCTCCCCTGGGATATTTCACCCTTTAGATCTGGGTGAGTCAGACCAGGGTGATTTTAGCTTTAGATTTTTGTCTCTGTGTGCTTTAACCACTGAGTGAGCTTTGCCCACAAACCTTGTCACGCTTTTGCCTTTATTTCAAACCTCCTTTTGCTGGTGCCACCTTAAAACCCTTAAAAGCTGCTCTTAAAACTCTCAAACAGGAgaggcctgggagcagcagaggaagagcagggaaTGTTTCCCGAGGGAGAATGTGCAGACAGAAATActggccagggctggagctgccaaggagagtgccaggagctgccacaggaTGGACTGGGCATCAAGGAACCACGGAATGGTTGGGTTGGATGGAAAAgcctctgagcccagcaggTCGAGcactgctcctggcactgcccaggccaccccagaccatgtccccaagtgccacatacACACATCTGTTAAtccaccccagggatggggactccagccctgcctggggcagcagtgcctgggctccacagccccttccaggaaggaatttcccCATTATCCACCCTAAACCTCCCCTCAGCCTCAGGAAACAGGACCCAACCTCacctggctgcctcctctggtcCTGCTGGGGTTCACCCTGAGCCTTcttgtccccaggctgtcctcAGCCCTGGTGGCACCCGACCCCAGCTGGAACgtggtggggacagcaggacaccCTGGGATGGAGCCAGAGCCGTGGGAGATGAACAAGACAATTTATTAACAGCAGGACCAGGATGGGGCCTCGGCCACgcggggagggcaggggggtctgggggtgccacaggaggggctgtggcacgggggtggggacaggcaggTGGCAATGGGCGGGGCTGGTGGCTTGGGGGGTCTCAGAGTGTCTCCACATGAGGACAGTGGCTCAGAGCAGGAGGGTGCCACAGGCTCAGGGGttctggggacagacagggacagtgGCTCGAGGGGTTCTGGTGGTACACCCACGTGGGAACGGTGCCTCGGGGATGGCTGGAGGTGCCACAGGAATGTGGCACGGGGGGGCCTggggtggggacaggcagggacagtggCCCGGGGGgatctgcagtgctgctggcactgcccctgcctgtgcagctggagtggtgacagggaggggacagcgtggtggggacaggacaggacagaggggGGTCCAAAGTGCTTCCAGTCCGCGTTCAACGCAACGGGGTGGGGTAGGGGAGGAAAATCGTATTcacagcagggaggagcagggggccGGGGGGGCCGTGGCAGCCCCGCACCAGCGAGCCCCCGCGGGGCAGGAACCGCCGGGGAACGCGATGAGAACGGCGACAAAACCGGCTACGGGGAGGGGATCCCgaccggggcggggccgcggcgaGCGGCGGGGCTGGGCGGGGGCGGCGGCTACTCCTTGGCCCGGCCGATGATGGCGAGGATGTAGAGGAAGATGTTGATGATGTCCGTGTAGAGGTTGAGCGCGGCGAAGATGTACTCCTCGGGGCTCAGCGCCAGCTGCTTGTTGCCCAGGATCAGCTGCGTGTCCACCGCCAGGAACTGCGGGACGGGGCACAACAGGTCCCATAAATCCCCCAGTCCCAAAccagccaggcacagcctgcaCCCTCCACCCTGCGTGTCCACCATCAGGAACTGTGGGACGGGGCAGTGTGGGGCAGGAGGAACCAGTGGATCCCACAGGTATCCTCCACCCCAAATCAGCCGGACACCCCAAGCACACCCTGAGTGTCCACTGCCAGGGACGGGGCAGTGTCAGGGGAGGGAGGAACAGACAGGTCCCATAAATCCCctccaccccaaaccagccaggTACCCCACGCACACTCTGCGTGTCCACCGCCAGGAACTGCAAGATGGGGCAGCGTCAGGGCAGGAGGAATCAGCAGGTCCCACAAATCCCCCAatcccaaaccagccagacaCCCCGAGCACACCCTGCGTGTCCACCACAAGGAACTGCAGGACGgggcagtgtcaggggtgggaGGAACCAACGGGTCCCATAAATACCCCAACCCTAAACCAGCCAGGCACACCCTGCACGCTTCACCCTGAGCACACCCTGTGTgtccagcagcaggaactgtGGAACAGAGCACTGTGGGGAGCAAGAGGAACCACCAGGTCCTATAAATCCCTCCCACCACAAACCAGCCAAGCACACCCTGCTTGTCCACCTCCAGGAACTGTGGAATGGGGCAGTGTCAGGGGCAGGAGGAACCAACAGGTCCCATAAATCCCCCAATCCCAAATCAACCAGGCACCCCAAGCAcaccctgtgtgtccccagtgagCTGGAGCACCCAggggtgctggtggcactgcccCCCCCCAGCAGCTGGGGGTCCCAGCCCCCCGACTCACGCAGGTGAAGAGCAGGGCCCCCAGCGAGGCGTAGACGATGTCCACAATGCGGTTCCGGATGAAGatgcagaggatggagaagagcACGAGCACCACCAGGCAGATGATGAGCACGCCCCGGCATGAGGTGAAGTCGTACTTGGTCTGTGGGGAGGGGGATTGGGGGGGTCAGAGCCTGGGgtggagcccccagagcccgcagggagctggggagggctgtACACCCCATCTGGAATCCAAAGGCCCATGAGAGGAGATCCCACAGCCCCCCAGGAGCCCAGAGGGAGTCACTGGGGTGTTTCCCCCCCAGTCTGGAGccccccaggcaggagcaggggcagccctggcGCTGACCTGCAGGGAGAAGATGACCACGGTGAAGCAGACGACGACGGTGATGCCGACAGCCATGATGACAGCCTCGGTGTCATAGAAGCTGGCGATCATCCCCACCATGTAGGACAGGCTGACAGTCAGGATGGACTGGCAAGGCAAAGGGGGAACCCATCAGGCctgtgtgcccagcctggcacccacAAATATGCCATGTGCCCCCAACCCAGCACCCTAAATCCTCTGTATGCCCCTGGTTCTGCAACCCCAAACCTGCCCTGTCACCCCACCCAGCTCCAAACCTGCCCCAAAACCCCTGTGGTGCAGCACCCCAAATCTGCCCCCTCAGCCTGGCACCTCCAAACCTGCTGTGTGCTCCCTGGCCTAGAActcccaaacccaccccacCAAGTGCCCCCACCTTGACACCCCCAAACCTTCCACATGCCCCCTGACTCAGCGTCTCCCAACCCTTTATGTGCCCCTGGCTCAGCACCCCTATACCCACCCCCACCATAGCACCCCAAACCTTCCATGTGCCCCCAACCCAACACCCTTAAACCCTCTGTGTGTTCCTGGCTCAGAAACCCCAATGCCCCACTATGGCACCCCCAAACCTTCCCCGTGCCCCAATCCCAGCACCCTTAAACCCTCTGTGTGCCCCTGGCTCAGCATCCCCAAACCCACCATggcacccccaaaccctccatgcgcccccagcccagcacccttAACCCCTGCCATGCCGTGCCCCTGGCCCAGGATGCCCCCACTCCCCACGCCCATCTAGccgtgcccccagcccaccagGGACACGAGGTTCCAGGGGTGCTTGCGGCGGAAGTCACCGCAGCAGCTGAGGACGATGAGGGAGATGAAGAACACGGCGTAGGACACGTAGTACGTCCACACGTTGCGCTGCACGAAGCCCCGCACGCCTTTGACGAAGGTGAAGACGGTCACGAAGGCGAAGGTGACGGTCAGCTGCAGCGTGAGCACCAGGAACACCTGGGGACGGGGGGCAGGGTCACAGGGGGGTCCCCCAATGCCCCGCACCCCGCCCCGAGCCCCCCGTGTCCCACCTTGCGGATGAAGGCCTGCCGGATGCTCTTGTCGTCCCAGTGCGCCGACGGGAAGTCCTGGTTGTCATAGTAGGAGGGGGGCCCGTCCTCGTGGTAGGTGCTGTgcaggggggctgtggggagggggcacacTGCTTGAGACGGTCCCAGGAGCCATGGGGAGTGTCCCCCAAAGCCAGGTGTCACAGCTGGCATGGCTCGGGGCAGTGTCACCCCTCCCAGGGTCACAGccagtgctgtccccagtgGGCACAGTTCCCCAGGATCTGTTGGGAAGGAGCCACAGGGAGTGGAGCTCTGTGTCCCCCAAAGTCAGCTGTCACAGCTGGCACGGCTCTGGGCATGCCAGCACCATCCCTGGTGGGCATGGTCCCCCAGGACAtgtgggacagcagccaggagctACAGGGAGAGCCCCACAAAGCCATGGGTCACAGCTGGCATGGCTCTGGGCAGTGTCACCCCCATCCCAGGGTCcatccccagtgggcacagTCCCCCAGATTctgtgggacagcagccaggagccatGGGGAGTGGAGCTCTGTGCCCCCCAAAGCCAGGTGTCACAGCTGGCACGGCTCTGGGCAGTGTCCCCCCTCCCAGGGTCACAGCCAGTGCCATCCCCATGGTGTGCATGGTCCCCAGGATGtgtgggacagcagccaggagccatGGGGAGTGCTCCCCCAAAGCCAGGTGTCACAGCTGGCATGGCTTGGGGCAGTGTCACCCCTCCCAGGGTCACAGCCAGTGCCATCCCCATGGTGTGCATGGTCCCCAGGATGTGTGGGGCAAGAGCCACCGGGAGTGGAGCTCTGTGTCCCCCAAAGCCAGGTGTCACAGCTGGCACGGCTCTGGGCAGTGTCCCCTCTCCcagagtcactgtccctggtgGGCACAGACCCCCAGCTGCCCCCCAGGATctgtgggacagcagccaggagccacagaggggtccctgctgccccacttGAGCCCCCTGAGCTGCCAGACCCCCCCactgtctgtgctgctcccccTCCAAGAGAGCCCCCCAGGGATTCCCTCAGTGCCCAAacccaggggctgccctgcacacctgaaCCCCCAGCCTCAGGCAGGAGCCCAGGTGTGTCACACACCCCCACGTGACAGCCAGCAGGGTCCCCCACCCAAGGGAACCAAacccaggggctgccctgcacacctgaaCCCCCAGCCTCAGACAGGAGCCCAggtgtgtcacacacacagccccatgtGACACCCAGGTGTGCCACACACCCCCATGTAACAacccaggggctgccctgcacacctgaaCCCCCAGCCTCAGGCAGGAGCCCAGGTGTGTCACACACCCCCGTGTGACAGCCAGGTGTGCCACACACCCCCATGTGACACCCAAGGGCTGCCCCACACACCTGAACCCCCAGCCTCAGACAGGAGCCCAGGTGTGTCACACACCCCCgtgtggcagccaggagggtcCCCCAGCCCATTTGCAGCCCCCCACCCCCCTTTTCCCGGTACTTACAGTCCTGGTCTCCGGGGAccatgggctggggctgggcataGGGCGGCTGCCCATAGGGGCCCTGGGGGTAGGGCCCGGGCGGGGGGTACGGCCCGGGGGGGTACGGCCCGGCGGGGGGGTACGGCCCTGGCGGTGGGtacggccccggccccggcgtGAAGCCCGGCTGCGGGTAGGGCGTGGGGCCAAACTGGGGCTGGGGGTACGGGGCCACGGGGTACGGGGGCTGCGGGTACGCTGGGGGGACCGCGGGCGGCTGCTGGCCCCCAAAACCGTCGTTCGTCACCAGGAAACTCTTCTCGTGGGACATGGTGGCGCGCAGGCTGCGGCCGCCTTGGTGCTGCGGGGGGAGACAGGGGGTTAGAGATGGTGGCATCGTCCCCCATGGCTGTCACCCACCTCCTCATCACCCCTCACAGCTTTCATCCCCCTCGTCTTCATTCCCCCCCAGTACAGCCATCAGCCCCTCATGGCTGTCCCCCCACAGCCATCACTCTGTCCTCAGTAGCCACAAAGGGCCTCCTTCCTCATCACCCCTCCACGGCCATCATCGGCCCCCCATGGCCATCAACCTCCTACTGCTGTCACCCCCTTCCTCATCACCCCCATGGCCATCAGCCCCCCAAGGCCATCATCGGGCCCCCCATGGCCATCAAACCCCCCATGGCCATCACCCTCCCACTGCTGTCACCCCCTTCCTCATCACCCCCATGGCCATCAGCCCCCCAAGGCCATCATCGGCCCCCCATGGCCATCAAACCCCTCCATGGCCATCATCGGCCCCCCATGGCCATCAAACCCCCTATGGCCATCACCCTCCCACTGCTGTCACCCTGTTCCTCATCACCCCCATGGCCATCACCCCTCCATGGCCATCATCAGCCTGCCATGGCCATCACCCTCCACCCTGGGGGTCCCATCTGGGAGATGCCCTAGGATGGGGGTCTCTACTCGGGGACACCCAGCATGGGGGTCCCCGCACTCGGAGACACCCGGGATGGGGGTCCCTCACTCGGAGGATGCCCCGGGATGGGGGTCCCTAGGATGGGGTCCCCGCACTCGGAGACACCCGGGATGGGGGTCCCTCACTCGGGGACACCTGGGATGGGGTTCCCTTCCTCGGGGGGTGCCTGAGATGGGGGTCCCTTActcagggatgcccagggatgGGGGTCCCTCACTTGGAAGATGCCTCAGGATGGGATTCCCGCGCTCGGGGGATGCCCAGGATGGGGGTCTCTCACTGAGGaatgcccct
Protein-coding sequences here:
- the GRINA gene encoding protein lifeguard 1, whose product is MSHEKSFLVTNDGFGGQQPPAVPPAYPQPPYPVAPYPQPQFGPTPYPQPGFTPGPGPYPPPGPYPPAGPYPPGPYPPPGPYPQGPYGQPPYAQPQPMVPGDQDSPLHSTYHEDGPPSYYDNQDFPSAHWDDKSIRQAFIRKVFLVLTLQLTVTFAFVTVFTFVKGVRGFVQRNVWTYYVSYAVFFISLIVLSCCGDFRRKHPWNLVSLSILTVSLSYMVGMIASFYDTEAVIMAVGITVVVCFTVVIFSLQTKYDFTSCRGVLIICLVVLVLFSILCIFIRNRIVDIVYASLGALLFTCFLAVDTQLILGNKQLALSPEEYIFAALNLYTDIINIFLYILAIIGRAKE